The following are encoded in a window of Corythoichthys intestinalis isolate RoL2023-P3 chromosome 8, ASM3026506v1, whole genome shotgun sequence genomic DNA:
- the si:dkey-93h22.7 gene encoding platelet endothelial cell adhesion molecule isoform X6 has protein sequence MFPYLLVEILLGSCYCSKEEPVAGAKVIIEFGGDEFFEGETLQLRCTLTSGNHAFFKWLVNGQPVLQSPLHHVVKDQLFIYRSTSADSGSYMCVATNHYNATRVFTSNSLEVQITVKDVISVPDISFSVLTEDSLNYFALVTCQSIRGTLPVTFSLYKGTELAYNTTVDERKATFKIPLVLDRHLGWFQCQANNGNEVAYSQWLPLEVVSVGGPVAMHYDYDIGENYAVVGLRFYCKATKGSYPRYRWFLNKTLLQDRGDFYYIFNQQPDQSILMLSVEGSIAGTYHCEVFDMFDNTTTISSKKKYIDRNVLNRLPVSVVAVVFGCFTFLVVLVSACCFIGVLFRETKKGEKSILNQKLSHAYEDELDMSEYHEDINMVRLARWEELDSVSEASANDGMFVDETADEP, from the exons ATGTTTCCATACCTTCTTGTGGAAATTCTTCTAG GGTCATGCTACTGCAGCAAAGAAG AGCCAGTTGCAGGCGCAAAGGTCATCATTGAATTTGGTGGAGATGAGTTCTTTGAAGGGGAGACACTGCAACTGAGGTGTACTCTGACATCAGGAAACCATGCCTTTTTCAAGTGGCTAGTAAATGGTCAGCCTGTCTTACAGTCGCCGCTCCATCATGTTGTAAAGGACCAGCTTTTTATTTACAG GTCTACCTCCGCAGACAGCGGCTCGTACATGTGTGTTGCTACAAATCACTATAATGCAACAAGAGTCTTCACATCCAACAGCTTAGAAGTACAAATCACTGTCAAAG ATGTCATATCAGTCCCTGACATTTCCTTTAGTGTGCTGACAGAGGATTCCTTGAACTATTTTGCTCTGGTCACATGCCAGTCAATAAGAGGCACACTGCCCGTCACCTTTTCCCTCTACAAAGGAACAGAATTGGCTTACAATACGACAGTTGATGAAAGAAAAGCTACCTTCAAGATTCCTTTGGTTTTAGACAGACACTTAGGATGGTTCCAGTGCCAAGCCAATAATGGTAATGAAGTCGCATACAGTCAATGGCTGCCCTTAGAAGTTG TTAGTGTTGGTGGGCCCGTGGCCATGCACTATGACTATGACATTGGAGAAAACTATGCTGTAGTTGGCCTCAGGTTCTACTGCAAGGCGACAAAGGGATCTTATCCACGGTACCGGTGGTTCCTCAACAAAACACTTCTCCAAGATCGAGGAGACTTTTATTACATATTCAATCAGCAACCAGACCAGTCCATCCTCATGCTCTCTGTAGAGGGGAGCATTGCTGGGACATACCATTGCGAAGTGTTTGACATGTTTGACAACACCACTACCATTAGCAGCAAAAAGAAGTATATAGACAGAAATG TGCTCAATCGTCTCCCAGTTTCTGTGGTGGCCGTTGTGTTCGGATGTTTCACTTTTTTGGTTGTCCTGGTCTCTGCTTGTTGTTTCATTGGAGTGTTGTTCA GGGAAACAAAGAAAGGAGAGAAGTCTAT TTTGAACCAGAAGCTGAGCCATGCATATGAAGATGAACTG GACATGTCGGAGTACCATGAGGACATTAATATGGTGAGGTTGGCCAGATGGGAAGAATTAGATTCG GTATCAGAAGCTTCTGCAAATGATGGGATGTTTGTGGACGAAACAGCTGATGAGCCCTGA
- the si:dkey-93h22.7 gene encoding platelet endothelial cell adhesion molecule isoform X3, with product MFPYLLVEILLGSCYCSKEGSKTLGRPELFGPSVVLVNDIVDFKCQLLSYPKNETVLLEFFKEGNRNKSLGFYSSSDGEVATFPIVIKTYHQGNLECVGTVQNNSHVEPSVSYPHNLKVIEPVAGAKVIIEFGGDEFFEGETLQLRCTLTSGNHAFFKWLVNGQPVLQSPLHHVVKDQLFIYRSTSADSGSYMCVATNHYNATRVFTSNSLEVQITVKDVISVPDISFSVLTEDSLNYFALVTCQSIRGTLPVTFSLYKGTELAYNTTVDERKATFKIPLVLDRHLGWFQCQANNGNEVAYSQWLPLEVVSVGGPVAMHYDYDIGENYAVVGLRFYCKATKGSYPRYRWFLNKTLLQDRGDFYYIFNQQPDQSILMLSVEGSIAGTYHCEVFDMFDNTTTISSKKKYIDRNVLNRLPVSVVAVVFGCFTFLVVLVSACCFIGVLFRETKKGEKSILNQKLSHAYEDELVCQISGSSSSRLIISGHVGVP from the exons ATGTTTCCATACCTTCTTGTGGAAATTCTTCTAG GGTCATGCTACTGCAGCAAAGAAGGTA GTAAGACGTTGGGACGTCCAGAGTTGTTTGGCCCttcagtggttttagttaatgaCATTGTTGACTTTAAATGTCAACTGCTGAGCTATCCAAAGAATGAAACTGTCCTGCTGGAGTTCTTCAA GGAGGGAAATCGTAACAAGTCACTGGGGTTCTACAGTTCCTCAGATGGGGAAGTTGCGACGTTCCCCATTGTAATCAAAACTTATCATCAAGGCAACCTGGAGTGTGTGGGCACAGTGCAAAACAATTCTCACGTAGAGCCCTCTGTGAGTTATCCTCATAACCTCAAGGTCATTG AGCCAGTTGCAGGCGCAAAGGTCATCATTGAATTTGGTGGAGATGAGTTCTTTGAAGGGGAGACACTGCAACTGAGGTGTACTCTGACATCAGGAAACCATGCCTTTTTCAAGTGGCTAGTAAATGGTCAGCCTGTCTTACAGTCGCCGCTCCATCATGTTGTAAAGGACCAGCTTTTTATTTACAG GTCTACCTCCGCAGACAGCGGCTCGTACATGTGTGTTGCTACAAATCACTATAATGCAACAAGAGTCTTCACATCCAACAGCTTAGAAGTACAAATCACTGTCAAAG ATGTCATATCAGTCCCTGACATTTCCTTTAGTGTGCTGACAGAGGATTCCTTGAACTATTTTGCTCTGGTCACATGCCAGTCAATAAGAGGCACACTGCCCGTCACCTTTTCCCTCTACAAAGGAACAGAATTGGCTTACAATACGACAGTTGATGAAAGAAAAGCTACCTTCAAGATTCCTTTGGTTTTAGACAGACACTTAGGATGGTTCCAGTGCCAAGCCAATAATGGTAATGAAGTCGCATACAGTCAATGGCTGCCCTTAGAAGTTG TTAGTGTTGGTGGGCCCGTGGCCATGCACTATGACTATGACATTGGAGAAAACTATGCTGTAGTTGGCCTCAGGTTCTACTGCAAGGCGACAAAGGGATCTTATCCACGGTACCGGTGGTTCCTCAACAAAACACTTCTCCAAGATCGAGGAGACTTTTATTACATATTCAATCAGCAACCAGACCAGTCCATCCTCATGCTCTCTGTAGAGGGGAGCATTGCTGGGACATACCATTGCGAAGTGTTTGACATGTTTGACAACACCACTACCATTAGCAGCAAAAAGAAGTATATAGACAGAAATG TGCTCAATCGTCTCCCAGTTTCTGTGGTGGCCGTTGTGTTCGGATGTTTCACTTTTTTGGTTGTCCTGGTCTCTGCTTGTTGTTTCATTGGAGTGTTGTTCA GGGAAACAAAGAAAGGAGAGAAGTCTAT TTTGAACCAGAAGCTGAGCCATGCATATGAAGATGAACTGGTTTGTCAAATTTCTGGATCTTCGTCATCAAGGCTGATCATATCAG GACATGTCGGAGTACCATGA
- the si:dkey-93h22.7 gene encoding platelet endothelial cell adhesion molecule isoform X2, producing MFPYLLVEILLGSCYCSKEGKTLGRPELFGPSVVLVNDIVDFKCQLLSYPKNETVLLEFFKEGNRNKSLGFYSSSDGEVATFPIVIKTYHQGNLECVGTVQNNSHVEPSVSYPHNLKVIEPVAGAKVIIEFGGDEFFEGETLQLRCTLTSGNHAFFKWLVNGQPVLQSPLHHVVKDQLFIYRSTSADSGSYMCVATNHYNATRVFTSNSLEVQITVKDVISVPDISFSVLTEDSLNYFALVTCQSIRGTLPVTFSLYKGTELAYNTTVDERKATFKIPLVLDRHLGWFQCQANNGNEVAYSQWLPLEVVSVGGPVAMHYDYDIGENYAVVGLRFYCKATKGSYPRYRWFLNKTLLQDRGDFYYIFNQQPDQSILMLSVEGSIAGTYHCEVFDMFDNTTTISSKKKYIDRNVLNRLPVSVVAVVFGCFTFLVVLVSACCFIGVLFRETKKGEKSILNQKLSHAYEDELDMSEYHEDINMVRLARWEELDSVSEASANDGMFVDETADEP from the exons ATGTTTCCATACCTTCTTGTGGAAATTCTTCTAG GGTCATGCTACTGCAGCAAAGAAG GTAAGACGTTGGGACGTCCAGAGTTGTTTGGCCCttcagtggttttagttaatgaCATTGTTGACTTTAAATGTCAACTGCTGAGCTATCCAAAGAATGAAACTGTCCTGCTGGAGTTCTTCAA GGAGGGAAATCGTAACAAGTCACTGGGGTTCTACAGTTCCTCAGATGGGGAAGTTGCGACGTTCCCCATTGTAATCAAAACTTATCATCAAGGCAACCTGGAGTGTGTGGGCACAGTGCAAAACAATTCTCACGTAGAGCCCTCTGTGAGTTATCCTCATAACCTCAAGGTCATTG AGCCAGTTGCAGGCGCAAAGGTCATCATTGAATTTGGTGGAGATGAGTTCTTTGAAGGGGAGACACTGCAACTGAGGTGTACTCTGACATCAGGAAACCATGCCTTTTTCAAGTGGCTAGTAAATGGTCAGCCTGTCTTACAGTCGCCGCTCCATCATGTTGTAAAGGACCAGCTTTTTATTTACAG GTCTACCTCCGCAGACAGCGGCTCGTACATGTGTGTTGCTACAAATCACTATAATGCAACAAGAGTCTTCACATCCAACAGCTTAGAAGTACAAATCACTGTCAAAG ATGTCATATCAGTCCCTGACATTTCCTTTAGTGTGCTGACAGAGGATTCCTTGAACTATTTTGCTCTGGTCACATGCCAGTCAATAAGAGGCACACTGCCCGTCACCTTTTCCCTCTACAAAGGAACAGAATTGGCTTACAATACGACAGTTGATGAAAGAAAAGCTACCTTCAAGATTCCTTTGGTTTTAGACAGACACTTAGGATGGTTCCAGTGCCAAGCCAATAATGGTAATGAAGTCGCATACAGTCAATGGCTGCCCTTAGAAGTTG TTAGTGTTGGTGGGCCCGTGGCCATGCACTATGACTATGACATTGGAGAAAACTATGCTGTAGTTGGCCTCAGGTTCTACTGCAAGGCGACAAAGGGATCTTATCCACGGTACCGGTGGTTCCTCAACAAAACACTTCTCCAAGATCGAGGAGACTTTTATTACATATTCAATCAGCAACCAGACCAGTCCATCCTCATGCTCTCTGTAGAGGGGAGCATTGCTGGGACATACCATTGCGAAGTGTTTGACATGTTTGACAACACCACTACCATTAGCAGCAAAAAGAAGTATATAGACAGAAATG TGCTCAATCGTCTCCCAGTTTCTGTGGTGGCCGTTGTGTTCGGATGTTTCACTTTTTTGGTTGTCCTGGTCTCTGCTTGTTGTTTCATTGGAGTGTTGTTCA GGGAAACAAAGAAAGGAGAGAAGTCTAT TTTGAACCAGAAGCTGAGCCATGCATATGAAGATGAACTG GACATGTCGGAGTACCATGAGGACATTAATATGGTGAGGTTGGCCAGATGGGAAGAATTAGATTCG GTATCAGAAGCTTCTGCAAATGATGGGATGTTTGTGGACGAAACAGCTGATGAGCCCTGA
- the si:dkey-93h22.7 gene encoding platelet endothelial cell adhesion molecule isoform X1, with product MFPYLLVEILLGSCYCSKEGSKTLGRPELFGPSVVLVNDIVDFKCQLLSYPKNETVLLEFFKEGNRNKSLGFYSSSDGEVATFPIVIKTYHQGNLECVGTVQNNSHVEPSVSYPHNLKVIEPVAGAKVIIEFGGDEFFEGETLQLRCTLTSGNHAFFKWLVNGQPVLQSPLHHVVKDQLFIYRSTSADSGSYMCVATNHYNATRVFTSNSLEVQITVKDVISVPDISFSVLTEDSLNYFALVTCQSIRGTLPVTFSLYKGTELAYNTTVDERKATFKIPLVLDRHLGWFQCQANNGNEVAYSQWLPLEVVSVGGPVAMHYDYDIGENYAVVGLRFYCKATKGSYPRYRWFLNKTLLQDRGDFYYIFNQQPDQSILMLSVEGSIAGTYHCEVFDMFDNTTTISSKKKYIDRNVLNRLPVSVVAVVFGCFTFLVVLVSACCFIGVLFRETKKGEKSILNQKLSHAYEDELDMSEYHEDINMVRLARWEELDSVSEASANDGMFVDETADEP from the exons ATGTTTCCATACCTTCTTGTGGAAATTCTTCTAG GGTCATGCTACTGCAGCAAAGAAGGTA GTAAGACGTTGGGACGTCCAGAGTTGTTTGGCCCttcagtggttttagttaatgaCATTGTTGACTTTAAATGTCAACTGCTGAGCTATCCAAAGAATGAAACTGTCCTGCTGGAGTTCTTCAA GGAGGGAAATCGTAACAAGTCACTGGGGTTCTACAGTTCCTCAGATGGGGAAGTTGCGACGTTCCCCATTGTAATCAAAACTTATCATCAAGGCAACCTGGAGTGTGTGGGCACAGTGCAAAACAATTCTCACGTAGAGCCCTCTGTGAGTTATCCTCATAACCTCAAGGTCATTG AGCCAGTTGCAGGCGCAAAGGTCATCATTGAATTTGGTGGAGATGAGTTCTTTGAAGGGGAGACACTGCAACTGAGGTGTACTCTGACATCAGGAAACCATGCCTTTTTCAAGTGGCTAGTAAATGGTCAGCCTGTCTTACAGTCGCCGCTCCATCATGTTGTAAAGGACCAGCTTTTTATTTACAG GTCTACCTCCGCAGACAGCGGCTCGTACATGTGTGTTGCTACAAATCACTATAATGCAACAAGAGTCTTCACATCCAACAGCTTAGAAGTACAAATCACTGTCAAAG ATGTCATATCAGTCCCTGACATTTCCTTTAGTGTGCTGACAGAGGATTCCTTGAACTATTTTGCTCTGGTCACATGCCAGTCAATAAGAGGCACACTGCCCGTCACCTTTTCCCTCTACAAAGGAACAGAATTGGCTTACAATACGACAGTTGATGAAAGAAAAGCTACCTTCAAGATTCCTTTGGTTTTAGACAGACACTTAGGATGGTTCCAGTGCCAAGCCAATAATGGTAATGAAGTCGCATACAGTCAATGGCTGCCCTTAGAAGTTG TTAGTGTTGGTGGGCCCGTGGCCATGCACTATGACTATGACATTGGAGAAAACTATGCTGTAGTTGGCCTCAGGTTCTACTGCAAGGCGACAAAGGGATCTTATCCACGGTACCGGTGGTTCCTCAACAAAACACTTCTCCAAGATCGAGGAGACTTTTATTACATATTCAATCAGCAACCAGACCAGTCCATCCTCATGCTCTCTGTAGAGGGGAGCATTGCTGGGACATACCATTGCGAAGTGTTTGACATGTTTGACAACACCACTACCATTAGCAGCAAAAAGAAGTATATAGACAGAAATG TGCTCAATCGTCTCCCAGTTTCTGTGGTGGCCGTTGTGTTCGGATGTTTCACTTTTTTGGTTGTCCTGGTCTCTGCTTGTTGTTTCATTGGAGTGTTGTTCA GGGAAACAAAGAAAGGAGAGAAGTCTAT TTTGAACCAGAAGCTGAGCCATGCATATGAAGATGAACTG GACATGTCGGAGTACCATGAGGACATTAATATGGTGAGGTTGGCCAGATGGGAAGAATTAGATTCG GTATCAGAAGCTTCTGCAAATGATGGGATGTTTGTGGACGAAACAGCTGATGAGCCCTGA
- the si:dkey-93h22.7 gene encoding platelet endothelial cell adhesion molecule isoform X5 has protein sequence MFPYLLVEILLGSCYCSKEGKPVAGAKVIIEFGGDEFFEGETLQLRCTLTSGNHAFFKWLVNGQPVLQSPLHHVVKDQLFIYRSTSADSGSYMCVATNHYNATRVFTSNSLEVQITVKDVISVPDISFSVLTEDSLNYFALVTCQSIRGTLPVTFSLYKGTELAYNTTVDERKATFKIPLVLDRHLGWFQCQANNGNEVAYSQWLPLEVVSVGGPVAMHYDYDIGENYAVVGLRFYCKATKGSYPRYRWFLNKTLLQDRGDFYYIFNQQPDQSILMLSVEGSIAGTYHCEVFDMFDNTTTISSKKKYIDRNVLNRLPVSVVAVVFGCFTFLVVLVSACCFIGVLFRETKKGEKSILNQKLSHAYEDELDMSEYHEDINMVRLARWEELDSVSEASANDGMFVDETADEP, from the exons ATGTTTCCATACCTTCTTGTGGAAATTCTTCTAG GGTCATGCTACTGCAGCAAAGAAGGTA AGCCAGTTGCAGGCGCAAAGGTCATCATTGAATTTGGTGGAGATGAGTTCTTTGAAGGGGAGACACTGCAACTGAGGTGTACTCTGACATCAGGAAACCATGCCTTTTTCAAGTGGCTAGTAAATGGTCAGCCTGTCTTACAGTCGCCGCTCCATCATGTTGTAAAGGACCAGCTTTTTATTTACAG GTCTACCTCCGCAGACAGCGGCTCGTACATGTGTGTTGCTACAAATCACTATAATGCAACAAGAGTCTTCACATCCAACAGCTTAGAAGTACAAATCACTGTCAAAG ATGTCATATCAGTCCCTGACATTTCCTTTAGTGTGCTGACAGAGGATTCCTTGAACTATTTTGCTCTGGTCACATGCCAGTCAATAAGAGGCACACTGCCCGTCACCTTTTCCCTCTACAAAGGAACAGAATTGGCTTACAATACGACAGTTGATGAAAGAAAAGCTACCTTCAAGATTCCTTTGGTTTTAGACAGACACTTAGGATGGTTCCAGTGCCAAGCCAATAATGGTAATGAAGTCGCATACAGTCAATGGCTGCCCTTAGAAGTTG TTAGTGTTGGTGGGCCCGTGGCCATGCACTATGACTATGACATTGGAGAAAACTATGCTGTAGTTGGCCTCAGGTTCTACTGCAAGGCGACAAAGGGATCTTATCCACGGTACCGGTGGTTCCTCAACAAAACACTTCTCCAAGATCGAGGAGACTTTTATTACATATTCAATCAGCAACCAGACCAGTCCATCCTCATGCTCTCTGTAGAGGGGAGCATTGCTGGGACATACCATTGCGAAGTGTTTGACATGTTTGACAACACCACTACCATTAGCAGCAAAAAGAAGTATATAGACAGAAATG TGCTCAATCGTCTCCCAGTTTCTGTGGTGGCCGTTGTGTTCGGATGTTTCACTTTTTTGGTTGTCCTGGTCTCTGCTTGTTGTTTCATTGGAGTGTTGTTCA GGGAAACAAAGAAAGGAGAGAAGTCTAT TTTGAACCAGAAGCTGAGCCATGCATATGAAGATGAACTG GACATGTCGGAGTACCATGAGGACATTAATATGGTGAGGTTGGCCAGATGGGAAGAATTAGATTCG GTATCAGAAGCTTCTGCAAATGATGGGATGTTTGTGGACGAAACAGCTGATGAGCCCTGA
- the si:dkey-93h22.7 gene encoding uncharacterized protein si:dkey-93h22.7 isoform X4, with the protein MFPYLLVEILLGSCYCSKEGSKTLGRPELFGPSVVLVNDIVDFKCQLLSYPKNETVLLEFFKEGNRNKSLGFYSSSDGEVATFPIVIKTYHQGNLECVGTVQNNSHVEPSVSYPHNLKVIEPVAGAKVIIEFGGDEFFEGETLQLRCTLTSGNHAFFKWLVNGQPVLQSPLHHVVKDQLFIYRSTSADSGSYMCVATNHYNATRVFTSNSLEVQITVKVSVGGPVAMHYDYDIGENYAVVGLRFYCKATKGSYPRYRWFLNKTLLQDRGDFYYIFNQQPDQSILMLSVEGSIAGTYHCEVFDMFDNTTTISSKKKYIDRNVLNRLPVSVVAVVFGCFTFLVVLVSACCFIGVLFRETKKGEKSILNQKLSHAYEDELDMSEYHEDINMVRLARWEELDSVSEASANDGMFVDETADEP; encoded by the exons ATGTTTCCATACCTTCTTGTGGAAATTCTTCTAG GGTCATGCTACTGCAGCAAAGAAGGTA GTAAGACGTTGGGACGTCCAGAGTTGTTTGGCCCttcagtggttttagttaatgaCATTGTTGACTTTAAATGTCAACTGCTGAGCTATCCAAAGAATGAAACTGTCCTGCTGGAGTTCTTCAA GGAGGGAAATCGTAACAAGTCACTGGGGTTCTACAGTTCCTCAGATGGGGAAGTTGCGACGTTCCCCATTGTAATCAAAACTTATCATCAAGGCAACCTGGAGTGTGTGGGCACAGTGCAAAACAATTCTCACGTAGAGCCCTCTGTGAGTTATCCTCATAACCTCAAGGTCATTG AGCCAGTTGCAGGCGCAAAGGTCATCATTGAATTTGGTGGAGATGAGTTCTTTGAAGGGGAGACACTGCAACTGAGGTGTACTCTGACATCAGGAAACCATGCCTTTTTCAAGTGGCTAGTAAATGGTCAGCCTGTCTTACAGTCGCCGCTCCATCATGTTGTAAAGGACCAGCTTTTTATTTACAG GTCTACCTCCGCAGACAGCGGCTCGTACATGTGTGTTGCTACAAATCACTATAATGCAACAAGAGTCTTCACATCCAACAGCTTAGAAGTACAAATCACTGTCAAAG TTAGTGTTGGTGGGCCCGTGGCCATGCACTATGACTATGACATTGGAGAAAACTATGCTGTAGTTGGCCTCAGGTTCTACTGCAAGGCGACAAAGGGATCTTATCCACGGTACCGGTGGTTCCTCAACAAAACACTTCTCCAAGATCGAGGAGACTTTTATTACATATTCAATCAGCAACCAGACCAGTCCATCCTCATGCTCTCTGTAGAGGGGAGCATTGCTGGGACATACCATTGCGAAGTGTTTGACATGTTTGACAACACCACTACCATTAGCAGCAAAAAGAAGTATATAGACAGAAATG TGCTCAATCGTCTCCCAGTTTCTGTGGTGGCCGTTGTGTTCGGATGTTTCACTTTTTTGGTTGTCCTGGTCTCTGCTTGTTGTTTCATTGGAGTGTTGTTCA GGGAAACAAAGAAAGGAGAGAAGTCTAT TTTGAACCAGAAGCTGAGCCATGCATATGAAGATGAACTG GACATGTCGGAGTACCATGAGGACATTAATATGGTGAGGTTGGCCAGATGGGAAGAATTAGATTCG GTATCAGAAGCTTCTGCAAATGATGGGATGTTTGTGGACGAAACAGCTGATGAGCCCTGA